Below is a window of Pseudoalteromonas undina DNA.
CGGTACCACCAGTGTATGTAATGCATTTTTACATTTTGGTATACCAACTGCTCATACTGCATACACTACCGCCTGTTTTGATAATGCGGTCGCAATTGCAGACACCCCCATATTTAACGATTTTAAAGTATTAGATAAATACTATCCTGGCGCAAAATTTATATATTTAGAGCGAGAGCTTACTGCATGGATACCATCAATAAGACAGCTTTTACAACGAATGCACACTAATTTAACCCGTGCAGATGGTGGCTTTAACATTCATTTAAAGCGCTGTTATTTAAATACATTTAAAGACTTTTCACTAGAGAATATAAATAACGACCAGTATTTAACTGATTGTTATAACGTACACATTAATAATGCTAAGGCTTATTTTAGTAATCGAGAACAAGATTTTTTAGCGATAGATATAGCTAAACCTAACAGTTTT
It encodes the following:
- a CDS encoding sulfotransferase yields the protein MKQKIFIIGLPRTGTTSVCNAFLHFGIPTAHTAYTTACFDNAVAIADTPIFNDFKVLDKYYPGAKFIYLERELTAWIPSIRQLLQRMHTNLTRADGGFNIHLKRCYLNTFKDFSLENINNDQYLTDCYNVHINNAKAYFSNREQDFLAIDIAKPNSFSHLCDFLNITSELNGFEKMNMGGKVTAWNDIKHPLKIESTAKGRIDKLLPYETQI